In the genome of Campylobacter avium LMG 24591, the window AGAAAATTTTAGCAAAAAAGCCCTAAAAGAACTAGAAAAAGAAAAGATGATAATCTCTCTTGGAGATAAAAACAAACCGCTTCTTTATGTTTTTAGCGATCCTGAATGTCCGTATTGTAGAATGCATCTTAAAAATATAAGACAGGAGTTAAAAACTCATCAAATGAAACTTATACTAACGCCTGTGCATGGCATTAGTGCCTTTGATAAAGCCGCACTAATTTATAAAGAAAGCAAAAATGCAAAAAGCGATGAAGAAAAGATAAAAATCTTAGAAAAATACTACGATGAAAAGATAGCTCATTATTCGCAAAGAGGCACAAATTCTTTAAAGGTTGATGAAAAAGAGGTAGAAGCGGTAAAAAAATTATATGAAAAATACTCCTCTTTAGGTCTTAGAGCTGTGCCTATGATAATAGAGGCTAAGTAGATTTTAAAAGGCTTTGAAATTTTTTCAAGGCCCTTTTTTCCTTTACTCCAATTTTATAATAAATTAGTTCTAAATACTCCTTTATATCTTTTTTGCAAATTCCTCTTTGCTCTTCGTATTTTTCTAGTATGTAATTTGGAATTTTTATCTTCGCTTTTAGAAAATTCTTAAGCATTCTTTCATAAAAGTCTTTGTGTTTAAGGCAAGAAAAGCGTCCAAAGACAAAGGGTAGTCCTGTTTTTTCATACCAAAGCTCACATAAATCAATGTAAAGTTCTTTATTTTCAAGGTAAGCTTTCAAGGCTCTATCACCTATGATGACCTTGCCATCTTGTTTTAGAATTTTAGCAAGAGCATTTGAACTAGCTGAGCTGCTGTCCTTTTCATAGCTGGTGTTTTTGCAAACTAAAACGCTTAAGACCTTTTTATTCGCACAAATTCCCACATCAAGCGTCTTATATTTTTTCTTAAAACTCTCTATGCTAGAAATCATACTCGCATCAATTAACCTGTTGGCTAAAGCCTTATTCATCTTGCTTGGCACACCGCTTTTATAAGCCATAGCCTTTTTTATGCCACTTGGCAGGGGGTATTTTTTCATATAAATATGCAAGGGCAATAAATTTATATAATCAATCTTTGCAAAAATCAAAGCTCATCCTAAATCTTAGCTAAGAAGGCAAGAAAATTTTTAATCCTAGCCCTTAGCTCCTCTACTCCTAAAAACTCCAAAAGCTCAAAGATACTAGGACTAACGCTTTTGCCTGTGATAGCTAGTCTTAAAGGCTGTGCTAAGTCCTTTAAGACTAGCTTGTTTTGAGCTAAAAACTCATTTGTAAAACTTTCATACTCGGCTGCATTCTTTTTTTCTTCTATGCATTGTGAGTATTTTTCTAAAATTTTACCTGAGTTTTCATTTATGAATTTTTTTATGCCCTTTTCATCGTAGCTTTGAGGCTGATTTATAATGTCTTTTGCGCTATTTATAATATCTAGCAAGGTTTTAGCCCTAGATCTTAACATATCTAGTAAAAACTCAGCATTTTTAATGGCATCTAAGTCAAAGCCTAAATTCTTTAAATGAGCTTTTAAAGTTTCAAAAGGAAGAGTTTTTATGTAGTGCTCATTAAGCCAATCAAGCTTTTTGAAATCACAAGATGAGGCACTTTTGCTAATATGCTTTGGAGAAAAAAGCCTTTTTAAATCCTGTATAGAAAAAATTTCATCATCGCCGTGACTCCAGCCCAAACGCACTAAAAAATTTAGCAAAGCCTCAGGCAAAATCCCCATAGTCTTATACTCCATAACATCAGTAGCTCCGTCTCTTTTAGAAAGTTTTTTTCCGCTTTGAGAATGTATCATAGCCACGTGATAAAATTTCGGCACCGCAAAGCCTAAAGCCTCGTAAAGTATGATTTGTTTAGGCGTGTTTGATAAATGATCATCTCCTCTTATAACATCGCTAACACCCATTAAAGCATCATCAACAACAACAGTGAAATTATAAGTAGGGCTTCCATCACTTCTTGCTATAACAAAATCATCTACTATATCATCTGCCTTAAAGCATACCCTACCCTTTATACCATCATCAAAAGCTATTTCTCCGCTTAAAGGAGCCTTTATACGCACCACAGGATCCACTCCCTTAGGTGCTTCTCCTTTAAAATCTCTATAACGTCCGTCATATCTTGGTCTTTGCTTTGCTGCTTCTTGACTAGCTCTTAGCATATCTAGCTCGTCCTTACTCATATAGCAATAATAAGCCTTACCCTCATCTAAGAGCTTTTGTATGTATTTTTTATATATATCAAACCTTTGTGATTGATAAAGCACCTCAGAGTCATAATCTAAACCACACCACTTAAAAGCCTCTAATATAGCCTTTGTAGCCTCTAAAGAATTTCTTTTTAAATCTGTATCCTCTATACGAAGTA includes:
- the gltX gene encoding glutamate--tRNA ligase; this encodes MKKVVTRFAPSPTGYLHIGGLRTALYNYLYARKNGGKFLLRIEDTDLKRNSLEATKAILEAFKWCGLDYDSEVLYQSQRFDIYKKYIQKLLDEGKAYYCYMSKDELDMLRASQEAAKQRPRYDGRYRDFKGEAPKGVDPVVRIKAPLSGEIAFDDGIKGRVCFKADDIVDDFVIARSDGSPTYNFTVVVDDALMGVSDVIRGDDHLSNTPKQIILYEALGFAVPKFYHVAMIHSQSGKKLSKRDGATDVMEYKTMGILPEALLNFLVRLGWSHGDDEIFSIQDLKRLFSPKHISKSASSCDFKKLDWLNEHYIKTLPFETLKAHLKNLGFDLDAIKNAEFLLDMLRSRAKTLLDIINSAKDIINQPQSYDEKGIKKFINENSGKILEKYSQCIEEKKNAAEYESFTNEFLAQNKLVLKDLAQPLRLAITGKSVSPSIFELLEFLGVEELRARIKNFLAFLAKI
- a CDS encoding MqnA/MqnD/SBP family protein, whose product is MIFAKIDYINLLPLHIYMKKYPLPSGIKKAMAYKSGVPSKMNKALANRLIDASMISSIESFKKKYKTLDVGICANKKVLSVLVCKNTSYEKDSSSASSNALAKILKQDGKVIIGDRALKAYLENKELYIDLCELWYEKTGLPFVFGRFSCLKHKDFYERMLKNFLKAKIKIPNYILEKYEEQRGICKKDIKEYLELIYYKIGVKEKRALKKFQSLLKST
- a CDS encoding thioredoxin fold domain-containing protein, whose translation is MKKTLVFLPLAFSLAFCASNTQIKKFYEDALKERLEGVKVEILKREKLPDTDFEAVTVKFSAKGMSQEDLIFTKDNIIAPDIIDVKQNISYKQSYELKKMEKERENFSKKALKELEKEKMIISLGDKNKPLLYVFSDPECPYCRMHLKNIRQELKTHQMKLILTPVHGISAFDKAALIYKESKNAKSDEEKIKILEKYYDEKIAHYSQRGTNSLKVDEKEVEAVKKLYEKYSSLGLRAVPMIIEAK